The proteins below are encoded in one region of Acetobacteroides hydrogenigenes:
- the arsN2 gene encoding arsenic resistance N-acetyltransferase ArsN2 translates to MNISIDPVRPESIEEVKSLLAANNLPTADISDDAVLLFEARQSNEQVGTIGLEKYDGAGLIRSLAVKDGLKGLGIGEKLVNHLLDYCASEQVTELYLLTTTTEKYFEKFGFQQISRDMVSEEIRQTREFKDICPCSAVVMHKPL, encoded by the coding sequence ATGAATATCAGTATTGATCCCGTAAGACCAGAAAGTATAGAGGAGGTTAAGAGCCTACTTGCAGCCAATAACCTGCCAACGGCCGATATCTCCGATGATGCCGTTTTGCTATTCGAGGCTAGGCAAAGCAACGAGCAGGTAGGAACAATTGGCCTAGAGAAGTACGATGGCGCAGGGCTTATAAGGTCGTTAGCCGTAAAAGATGGGCTTAAGGGACTAGGAATAGGAGAGAAGCTGGTAAACCACCTGCTCGATTACTGTGCATCCGAGCAGGTAACCGAGCTGTACCTGCTAACAACAACGACAGAGAAGTACTTTGAGAAGTTCGGATTTCAACAAATCAGTAGGGATATGGTTTCGGAAGAAATAAGGCAGACCCGCGAGTTCAAAGACATCTGCCCCTGTTCTGCTGTAGTAATGCACAAACCACTTTAG
- a CDS encoding arsenate reductase ArsC has translation MKVLILCTGNSCRSQMAHGFLQSFDPNLTVCSAGTEASGKLNEKAVAAMKEAGIDISHHTSDSVEKYLDEEWDYVITVCGGANESCPAFTGKVKHRLHIGFDDPSHATGTDEFIWSEFLRVRDEIRAGFWKFYNENIKSI, from the coding sequence ATGAAAGTTCTCATTCTTTGCACCGGCAACAGCTGCCGCAGCCAAATGGCGCACGGCTTTTTGCAGTCGTTCGATCCAAACCTCACCGTATGCTCGGCCGGAACCGAGGCTTCGGGGAAGCTTAACGAAAAGGCCGTTGCCGCCATGAAGGAGGCTGGCATCGACATCAGCCATCACACCTCCGATTCGGTTGAGAAGTACCTCGACGAGGAGTGGGACTACGTGATTACCGTATGCGGAGGAGCCAACGAATCGTGCCCTGCCTTTACCGGTAAGGTTAAGCACCGCCTACACATCGGCTTCGACGACCCATCGCACGCCACCGGAACCGACGAGTTTATCTGGAGCGAATTCCTACGGGTTCGCGACGAGATTAGAGCAGGCTTCTGGAAATTTTACAACGAGAATATAAAGAGCATTTAA